The following proteins come from a genomic window of Micromonospora echinofusca:
- a CDS encoding helix-turn-helix transcriptional regulator, whose protein sequence is MNRTDRLYALVEELRAVSPRPRSARWLADRFEVSTRTIERDIGALQESGVPIWAEPGRTGGYALDRARTLPPVNLTPVEAVAMAVALHRMRGTPFAAAAGTALRKLISVMPAADADEAHRLAARVHLIGDGPVAPVPAAVADAVRARRVLRIRYADRAGAGSLRDVEPLGYLGNPRHWYLLGWCRLRGGIRAFRTDRITSVTTLAERVPERELAADDLDIPTERVRRLSLV, encoded by the coding sequence GTGAACCGGACGGACCGTCTCTACGCCCTGGTCGAGGAGCTGCGCGCCGTGTCGCCACGGCCGCGCAGCGCCCGCTGGCTCGCCGACCGCTTCGAGGTGAGCACCCGCACGATCGAGCGTGACATCGGCGCCCTCCAGGAATCGGGCGTGCCGATCTGGGCCGAGCCGGGCCGCACCGGCGGCTACGCGCTCGACCGGGCCCGCACCCTGCCACCGGTCAACCTCACCCCCGTCGAGGCGGTCGCCATGGCGGTGGCGTTGCACCGGATGCGCGGCACGCCGTTCGCCGCCGCAGCCGGCACCGCCCTGCGCAAGCTGATCTCCGTGATGCCCGCCGCCGACGCCGACGAGGCGCACCGGCTCGCCGCCCGGGTGCACCTGATCGGCGACGGGCCGGTGGCGCCCGTCCCGGCCGCCGTCGCCGACGCGGTGCGCGCGCGCCGCGTGCTGCGCATCCGCTACGCCGACCGCGCGGGCGCCGGCTCGCTGCGCGACGTGGAGCCGCTGGGCTACCTCGGCAACCCTCGGCACTGGTATCTGCTGGGCTGGTGCCGGCTGCGCGGCGGCATCCGCGCCTTCCGCACCGACCGGATCACCTCGGTGACGACCCTGGCGGAGCGGGTGCCGGAACGCGAGCTGGCCGCCGACGACCTCGACATCCCCACGGAGCGGGTCCGCCGGCTCAGCCTGGTCTGA
- a CDS encoding NACHT domain-containing protein: MPDALSYADAVRLLGGEKSRVVDWFDKLTGWSLLGASAAGAPDALGIFDAKAEFVRLGHELVRGVSEKRSGLSRYGRTQRLEAAHAVLAVTALFEVLNEIDLPFDVASARISKAEQLSLAGSGAVHEAALTDAFFGTAAPLPGPQLPYPAFRHALVAYYDGLVGRLLHLLRGLAVWEAAEEWRRQATEEGLLGLPRAAVDRHRDLLTQLAVDFVEVSFWVGLHEHEATRTQVRALSAGLDEMRRTLLAVSTGRPPDDRRAALAAAYTAELGRPIISSGDVPTGLTVPTLGQAYVPPLCRIEELPAHARPSDEAWWDGRRLRDDLWQSLVVHLTSPNATRAPLLVLGQPGSGKSVLTRVLAAQLPAADFMVVRVVLRDVHAAGELQDQIEQAVRNDTGERVDWPGLSRSAGDALPVVLLDGFDELLQATGVSQSDYLRRVAAFQRREADQGRPVAVMVTSRTSVADRAQPPPGTVAVRLEPFDGERVRAWTATWNRVNAGAFSALGVQPLEPATVLTHRELAEQPLLLLMLALYDAEGNDLRSAGELRRGELYERLLRSFAHREVMKHRPGLSERDLDRATEDELRRLSIVAFGMFNRGVQWVTENDFESDLAALPFLGSRPAAVATDGHLRTPLRPAEIVLGRFFFVHRSQAMRDETRVSTYEFLHATFGEFLIARTTALVLDDLAAREASALLGATPTDDDPLHALLSFATLTGRTPIVTFLTEILTSWGESRRDAVVDMLLRLFRAATGRRPVRRFESYEPRQLSVLARHAVYGVNLLVLLLAARRPLRGSELHPDSGDVVPGWNRLALFWRSQLSDSEYAGLLGVVRVERAWTGTRRDLLLSIGEGRNEWLPPAGEPRWFGTGSRDDSHSEEDAAGYYRTTDTDSALLARTAHFECDPNLDTALHALGPLARPLDALDGFWTYTDGDRSEARLLLDVSLLPILGTGVRERERAYQRLAAIVEEPDETPQLPLAGFVLDRISTDPELSAEFVVDVLRRLQQDATFVGSLLASAARCVLAFLGRGPQTDLGLGEQADGLIAGAQWFAAAGGRRLDWLSIDTAELVVRTYEAGVRRYPVSVAEVESFRTRHGSRRPDLVDRLRPLTDPTG; encoded by the coding sequence GTGCCCGACGCGCTCAGCTACGCCGACGCCGTTCGCCTGCTCGGCGGGGAGAAGAGCCGGGTCGTCGACTGGTTCGACAAGCTGACCGGCTGGTCGCTGCTCGGCGCCTCCGCAGCCGGCGCGCCGGACGCGTTGGGCATCTTCGACGCGAAGGCGGAGTTCGTCCGGCTCGGCCACGAACTGGTGCGCGGCGTGTCCGAGAAGCGCTCCGGGCTGTCCCGGTACGGCCGCACGCAGCGCCTGGAGGCGGCGCACGCGGTGCTCGCGGTCACCGCCCTCTTCGAGGTCCTGAACGAGATCGACCTGCCCTTCGACGTGGCGAGCGCCCGGATCAGCAAGGCCGAGCAGTTGTCGTTGGCCGGCTCAGGAGCGGTGCACGAGGCGGCCCTCACCGACGCGTTCTTCGGCACCGCTGCGCCGCTGCCCGGTCCGCAACTGCCCTATCCCGCGTTCCGCCATGCCCTGGTCGCCTACTACGACGGGCTCGTCGGCCGGCTGCTGCACCTCCTGCGCGGCCTGGCCGTGTGGGAGGCCGCCGAGGAATGGCGGCGCCAGGCGACGGAGGAGGGGCTGCTCGGGCTGCCCCGCGCCGCCGTCGACCGGCACCGCGATCTGCTGACCCAGCTCGCGGTGGACTTCGTCGAGGTGTCGTTCTGGGTCGGCCTGCACGAGCACGAGGCGACCCGGACGCAGGTCCGCGCCCTCTCGGCGGGGCTGGACGAGATGCGGCGGACCCTTCTCGCCGTCTCCACGGGACGCCCGCCCGACGACCGCCGGGCGGCGCTCGCCGCGGCGTACACCGCGGAGCTGGGACGGCCCATCATCTCGTCCGGGGACGTGCCGACCGGGCTGACGGTGCCGACGCTCGGGCAGGCGTACGTGCCGCCGCTGTGCCGGATCGAGGAGTTGCCCGCCCACGCGCGACCGAGCGACGAGGCGTGGTGGGACGGGCGGAGGCTGCGTGACGACCTGTGGCAGTCCCTGGTCGTGCACCTCACCTCGCCGAACGCCACCCGCGCCCCGCTGCTGGTGCTCGGCCAGCCGGGCTCCGGCAAGTCGGTGCTGACCCGGGTCCTCGCCGCGCAGCTGCCGGCCGCCGACTTCATGGTGGTGCGGGTGGTGCTGCGGGACGTCCACGCCGCCGGGGAGCTCCAGGACCAGATCGAGCAGGCGGTCCGTAACGACACCGGAGAGCGGGTGGACTGGCCCGGCCTGTCCAGGTCGGCCGGTGACGCCCTGCCGGTCGTGCTGCTCGACGGCTTCGACGAGTTGCTCCAGGCCACCGGGGTCAGCCAGAGCGACTACCTGCGCCGGGTGGCGGCCTTCCAACGGCGCGAGGCCGATCAGGGGCGGCCGGTGGCGGTGATGGTGACCAGCCGTACCAGCGTCGCCGACCGGGCGCAGCCGCCGCCCGGCACGGTGGCGGTGCGACTGGAGCCGTTCGACGGCGAGCGGGTACGGGCCTGGACCGCCACCTGGAACCGGGTCAACGCCGGGGCGTTCAGCGCGCTCGGCGTGCAGCCGCTGGAGCCGGCGACGGTGCTGACCCATCGTGAGCTGGCCGAACAGCCGCTGTTGCTGCTGATGCTGGCGCTCTACGACGCCGAGGGCAACGACCTGCGATCGGCCGGCGAGCTGCGCCGCGGCGAGCTCTACGAGCGTCTGCTGCGCAGCTTCGCCCACCGCGAGGTCATGAAGCACCGGCCGGGCCTGTCCGAGCGGGACCTGGACCGGGCGACGGAGGACGAGCTGCGCAGGTTGTCGATCGTGGCGTTCGGCATGTTCAACCGGGGCGTCCAGTGGGTCACCGAGAACGACTTCGAGTCGGATCTCGCCGCGCTGCCGTTCCTGGGCAGCCGTCCGGCGGCCGTCGCGACCGACGGACACCTGCGTACCCCGCTGCGACCTGCCGAGATCGTCCTGGGCCGCTTCTTCTTCGTGCACCGCTCACAGGCGATGCGGGACGAGACCCGGGTCAGCACCTACGAGTTCCTGCACGCCACCTTCGGTGAGTTCCTGATCGCCCGGACGACCGCGCTGGTGCTGGACGACCTGGCGGCCCGGGAGGCGAGCGCCCTGCTGGGTGCCACGCCGACGGACGACGATCCGCTCCACGCCCTGCTGTCCTTCGCGACACTGACCGGACGCACCCCGATCGTCACCTTCCTCACCGAGATCCTGACGTCGTGGGGCGAAAGCCGGCGGGACGCCGTCGTCGACATGCTGCTGCGCCTGTTCCGGGCGGCGACCGGCCGGCGACCGGTTCGCCGCTTCGAGTCGTATGAGCCTCGGCAGTTGTCGGTTCTGGCGCGCCACGCGGTGTACGGCGTGAACCTGCTCGTGCTGCTGCTCGCCGCGCGCAGGCCACTGCGGGGAAGCGAACTGCACCCGGACAGCGGCGACGTGGTGCCCGGGTGGAACCGGTTGGCTCTCTTCTGGCGTTCCCAGCTCAGCGACAGCGAGTACGCAGGCCTGTTGGGCGTCGTGCGGGTCGAGCGGGCGTGGACGGGAACGCGGCGGGATCTGCTCCTCTCCATCGGGGAGGGCCGCAACGAGTGGCTGCCGCCGGCGGGCGAACCCCGCTGGTTCGGCACCGGCTCCAGGGACGACAGCCATTCGGAGGAGGACGCGGCGGGTTACTACCGGACGACCGACACGGATTCCGCCCTGCTCGCTCGGACCGCGCACTTCGAGTGCGACCCGAATCTCGACACGGCGCTGCACGCGCTGGGCCCGCTGGCCCGCCCGCTCGACGCGCTCGACGGCTTCTGGACCTACACGGACGGCGACCGGTCGGAAGCCCGGCTCCTGCTCGACGTGTCGCTCCTCCCGATCCTCGGCACGGGGGTTCGGGAGCGGGAGCGGGCCTACCAACGCCTGGCGGCCATCGTGGAGGAGCCGGACGAGACACCGCAACTGCCGCTGGCGGGGTTCGTCCTGGACCGGATCTCGACCGACCCCGAGTTGTCCGCCGAGTTCGTCGTCGATGTGCTGCGTCGCCTCCAACAGGACGCGACGTTCGTCGGCTCCCTGCTGGCGTCGGCCGCCCGCTGCGTCCTTGCCTTCCTCGGCCGCGGCCCGCAGACCGATCTCGGGCTCGGTGAGCAGGCCGACGGCCTGATCGCCGGCGCGCAGTGGTTCGCCGCCGCCGGTGGCCGTCGGCTCGACTGGCTGAGCATCGACACCGCAGAGCTGGTGGTCCGCACCTACGAGGCGGGCGTGCGGCGGTATCCCGTATCGGTGGCCGAGGTGGAGAGCTTCCGCACCCGGCACGGTTCCCGCCGCCCCGACCTGGTCGACCGGTTGCGTCCGCTCACCGACCCGACCGGGTAA
- a CDS encoding VOC family protein, protein MSTITSGVNWFEVGTDRPEETGRFYTDLFGWAFGEQGTPEASYRVTEPGPAGSIQGAVRDTGGTSPNYAIFYVQVADVADAVRRAEAAGGKVLVPPRSNDNGLTFAHLADPVGNHFGVYAPPPQA, encoded by the coding sequence ATGTCCACGATCACCAGCGGGGTCAACTGGTTCGAGGTCGGCACCGACCGGCCGGAGGAGACCGGGCGCTTCTACACCGACCTGTTCGGTTGGGCGTTCGGCGAGCAGGGGACGCCGGAGGCGTCGTACCGGGTGACGGAGCCGGGGCCGGCGGGGTCCATCCAGGGCGCGGTCCGGGACACCGGCGGGACGAGCCCGAACTACGCCATCTTCTACGTGCAGGTGGCCGACGTGGCCGACGCCGTCCGGCGGGCGGAGGCGGCGGGCGGCAAGGTGCTGGTGCCGCCGAGGTCCAACGACAACGGGCTCACCTTCGCCCACCTGGCCGACCCGGTCGGCAACCACTTCGGCGTCTACGCCCCGCCGCCGCAGGCCTGA
- a CDS encoding DUF350 domain-containing protein has translation MLEDLLSGAWQSVVFGVVGVALMAAGFGLVDMLTPGRLRELIWVRRNGNAALLLAANQLGIAGIVFTAILTSYSDFAKGLASTVVFGLVGLAIMALAFFVLDLLTPGRLGEIICSDEPHPAARVSAATHFGAALIVCACIA, from the coding sequence GTGCTGGAAGACCTGCTCAGCGGAGCATGGCAGAGCGTGGTGTTCGGGGTCGTCGGGGTGGCCCTGATGGCGGCCGGGTTCGGGCTGGTCGACATGCTCACTCCGGGCAGGCTGCGGGAGCTGATCTGGGTACGCCGCAACGGCAACGCCGCGCTGCTGCTCGCCGCCAACCAGCTCGGCATCGCCGGCATCGTGTTCACCGCGATCCTGACCAGCTACAGCGACTTCGCCAAGGGCCTCGCCTCGACGGTGGTCTTCGGCCTGGTCGGCCTGGCCATCATGGCGCTGGCGTTCTTCGTGCTGGACCTGCTCACCCCGGGCAGGCTCGGCGAGATCATCTGCTCGGACGAGCCGCACCCGGCGGCCCGGGTCAGCGCCGCCACGCACTTCGGCGCCGCGCTGATCGTCTGCGCCTGCATCGCCTGA
- the glnA gene encoding type I glutamate--ammonia ligase: MDRQQEFVLRTLEERDIRFVRLWFTDVLGTLKSVSVAPAELEAAFEEGIGFDGSAIEGFARVFESDMVAMPDPTTFQVFPFEGGASGESARMFCDILLPDGGPSWADPRHVLRRALSKAAEKGFTFYTHPEIEFFLLENGPLDGSVPIPVDTGGYFEHTTHAVARDFRRQAVLALERIGISVEFSHHEVAPGQQEIDLRYADALTTADNIMTFRHVVKEVALSTGVQATFMPKPFTDQPGSGMHTHLSLFEGERNAFHDAGDPMKLSKVARAFIAGLLVHAREYTAVTNQWVNSYKRLFPQALPDRVTESPAYVCWGHLNRSALVRVPAYGKPNSARVEVRSPDSAANPYLAFAVLLGAGMKGIEEGYELPPGAEDDVWSLTSAERRAMGYEPLPENLAEAIDVMAGSELVAEVLGEHVFDFFLRNKRAEWEQYRREVTPYERQRYLSL; this comes from the coding sequence GTGGACCGTCAGCAGGAGTTCGTCCTCCGTACGCTGGAAGAGCGGGACATCCGGTTCGTCCGGCTGTGGTTCACCGACGTGCTGGGCACGCTCAAGAGCGTGTCGGTGGCCCCCGCCGAGCTGGAGGCGGCCTTCGAGGAGGGCATCGGGTTCGACGGCTCGGCGATCGAGGGCTTCGCCCGGGTCTTCGAGTCCGACATGGTGGCCATGCCCGACCCGACCACCTTCCAGGTCTTCCCCTTCGAGGGCGGGGCCAGCGGCGAGAGCGCCCGGATGTTCTGCGACATCCTGCTGCCCGACGGGGGCCCGTCCTGGGCCGACCCGCGCCACGTGCTGCGCCGGGCGCTGTCGAAGGCCGCCGAGAAGGGCTTCACCTTCTACACCCACCCCGAGATCGAGTTCTTCCTGCTCGAGAACGGTCCGCTGGACGGCTCGGTGCCGATCCCGGTCGACACCGGCGGCTACTTCGAGCACACCACCCACGCCGTGGCGCGCGACTTCCGCCGCCAGGCCGTGCTGGCGCTGGAGCGCATCGGCATCTCGGTGGAGTTCAGCCACCACGAGGTGGCCCCCGGCCAGCAGGAGATCGACCTGCGCTACGCCGACGCGCTCACCACGGCCGACAACATCATGACCTTCCGGCACGTGGTCAAGGAGGTGGCGCTCTCCACCGGCGTGCAGGCCACCTTCATGCCGAAGCCGTTCACCGACCAGCCGGGCAGCGGCATGCACACCCACCTGTCGCTGTTCGAGGGGGAGCGCAACGCGTTCCACGACGCCGGCGACCCGATGAAGCTGTCCAAGGTGGCCCGGGCGTTCATCGCCGGGCTGCTGGTGCACGCCCGGGAGTACACGGCCGTCACCAACCAGTGGGTCAACTCCTACAAGCGGCTGTTCCCGCAGGCGCTGCCGGACCGGGTGACCGAGAGCCCTGCGTACGTCTGCTGGGGTCACCTGAACCGGTCCGCGCTGGTCCGGGTCCCCGCCTACGGCAAGCCGAACTCGGCCCGGGTGGAGGTCCGCTCGCCGGACTCGGCGGCGAACCCCTACCTGGCCTTCGCGGTGCTGCTCGGCGCCGGGATGAAGGGCATCGAGGAGGGCTACGAGCTGCCGCCGGGCGCGGAGGACGACGTGTGGTCGCTGACCAGCGCCGAGCGTCGGGCGATGGGCTACGAACCGCTGCCGGAGAACCTCGCCGAGGCGATCGACGTGATGGCCGGCTCCGAGCTGGTCGCCGAGGTGCTCGGCGAGCACGTCTTCGACTTCTTCCTGCGCAACAAGCGGGCCGAGTGGGAGCAGTACCGCCGCGAGGTCACCCCCTACGAGCGGCAGCGCTACCTGTCGCTGTAG